The Pseudorasbora parva isolate DD20220531a chromosome 25, ASM2467924v1, whole genome shotgun sequence genome segment GTCAAAAACAGCACAGTTGTTGGGTGAGGTTGCATTCTCTCCGGTATCCAAAGTAATAGACTCAAACTCCTGTCTCTTTTCGACAAACTTGAAGTCTACAATTTTCTGTGTAAAAATGGGATCCTGCGTGTACACAAGCTTCTCCATGTTAATGTACTCATGGATCCTCTTCTCCACCTTGCTTTCTTGCTTTGAGTGAATGTCGTCAATATAGTTCTAAGGGAATATATAAATCAGAAATGCTGTTTAAGACTTTCAAGACATTGTCTATTAAAATGATTGAATGTGATCAACAATGTCATTTTAACACACCAGTATTACGTGTCTGAGATGAGGGTAGTTTGGGAAGCAGAACTCACACATCACCCTAAACTCCTTCTGCACAATACCTAAGGTTATATTCAGTGAAAGCTGTTATTATGaatcatattaaatataattctcatacaatgtaaataaaatgcctGGTAAAGTGCATGCAGCTACCTCGGATGAGCTTCAAAGTATCCATTGCTGGTTGTTTAAGTTCTCCAACATGTTTCTTTACCATTGATTCATACACACAGTAGTCACTGAAGGTCACCAGTTCTCTCCCACGATGGGCCTCCtcatatttttctgtcatttctTTTACAGAATCTctgactaaaataaaataaacatacaatAGTCAACACAAATTATAAGACTAAAGGGCAATTGTTAAAGTTTATGTTTAAAACAGTATAGTTAGTTCCTCAAATTTGATTGGCTAAGTGGCAGCACTTTGGTCTTTTCGCTGTATCAATACACTTTTCGGTGTTTGAGCATTCCAAACAGATTATCAGCCTGTTTATTAGTGATTTATTATGGATTTCCAGTGGCTCTTTATGCAGTTACCTCGCTACTCCAGTAGGTGACGACAAGTCTTTGATTAAATCCGTTCAAACCAGACTTGCCTTCAAGTGGCTTTGTTTAACCTCATCCCTCcctcgggtcattttgacctaaaactcattttaaaaaattgagtGTTCATCAGAGTGGTCCAAGACCCTAGTACTTTTGTCACACTTGAACCACGAATGCACACAAATTGTCTGGATTCAAGGAGTTTTGAGCTAGAAATGGAAAAAAGTTGTCATGATGTCAATTTGACCTCCTTTGGAATGAATGAAATGTGTGAAATGCTTCAATACACATAGAAAAAAATGCTCAATATTCAAACTAAAAATGCTTTACCAAAAGTAtgctttaccaaaaaaaaaaagtgtatctGAAAGAAATTACTCATTTAGGACTCATTTGCTCCATATAGAGCTATAAGGCCATCTAGTGGAAAGAGTCATgaaatataatgttatattattaaCAAAAATAAGATGAAATTGAGTTATTTTCAATTTACACATGAAGAATGtgcttaaattattatttattaatataatctaGATAGGATAACCTTTCACGGGTTAGAACGTGTTAGTTTGTTTTATATGTATTAACTCAATATTAAAGGTTTTTACTATtatactttttaatgtttttacttttattatggTAACTACGGTTGCAGATTCACAGTCAACTTGCTCTCGAATGTTCATGTTTGACCGTTCCAACACGGCAGACGTCTTACGTATAGCAGCCTATAGATTAGAAACATCcactaatgaggcatctatagATTCTTTCTGGAATGAACACAACTAGTTTGTGTTGCTATGAGACGCAGTGGTTATTCAGCTTTGAAGTAATATTTGGAACTTTTCAATGGCGGAGCAGAGGTACGGAAGGTAACTAACAATATTATGTTAATGTATGTTATCTAATAGCATGCTTAGACAGTTACAGCAAACAGACAAATGACCAATCCTGAGTCACTACACGCATCCTACCAGTGCTTTTCAGGGgccaaaaaaaagtcaattgtcCTGAATCATACCAAGGGAAAATGGTTCTCAATAATGTTATGTCACCATATGACGTACATGACGCTTTGGAGTTACTCAGATGACATTCCCATTGCTTGAACACTGGTCGGAGGAGTGAGTAGAGGTTCCCATTGTCTGATTCTCCAGTTCTACACAACTCGCTTATCTGGTCACCGAATTCCAAGATTTTCTACACATACAGAAACAGAAGTTCAGTTCAGTCAGGATTGCTCAGATATTGGACAATATAAGAAATGATGCTTGCACTTACTGTACCTTGCTGAGATAAGGCCCCATAAGCTCAGGTTCTAAAGGAGGACCGTCAGAATAACTCTTGAGCTCAACTCTCACTGCAGACAAGTTGATGTGAATTTGATCTCTTAGAGATGGAAGCGAAGACTGTAAAATAAGGAATAACTCATAAGTTTAGTGTTTAGAGTAAGTTTCAAAATGCCATGTTTAGACTTGCCTTGATATGTCCAACCAGCTCATTAGTGAGTCTGGTGGCCAGGCAGGACGTTGTGGCCCTCTGCTCTTTAAGAAGATAACTGATGGCAACAAAAACACTCTTAAATGGCTTTGAACATTACATAAAATAACAGATAACTGAATATCTACCAGGTTAAATGCAAGGTAATACCTGAAGTGCATGTGATTGGCAAAGAACTCTGTTTCCTGTCTTGTGGCTTCAGCCAAAGAAACGTTTTCATTGATGTCACTCTGGCCTCTGCATCGGACAATGGTGAAGCCCTTTTTGAGAGGAACCACTTTACCCTGCAGCACTTGTAAGATGTCAGCCTCTGCTCCTTTATCTACCAGGTCTGGCTTTGTCAATATTGCTGAAGCAATAAAAAGTATTTGAACAGACATGAATGAAATAACCCTGCTGGAATATTGTGAATTATATCAAGCAAAACTAAATgtgaaaattaaaattaatgtgAATGAGAAAATGAATCTGTAGCTATACCTAAAGTCCTTGAGCCATCTGGATCGACACCCTGAGCCATTCTAAGTGCTTCTGTGGTTGCGATGTCAACATTGCAGGGAACAACAACCAAATTAATGGTTTCTTTTTTTGCAATGAATTTCAATATCAGGCGTCGAATCTGCAATTAATCAAAGACTAATTCATAAGACAATAAAGACCTGAAACCATTTTGAACTGTAGTATGCATGTGACATGTTGCaggttttattcagcaagtgGTGTCGAGTTATCTAAtttattctttttaattattttcatttttttaaattgaattctgtttaattttgtttaattctggaaaaaaatattttctttttcataGAGAGTAACTGAATGTATAATAATATTGTTACATATCTGTGTTTCTGtcatgttgtttgtttgtttcccgCCACTTTCTCTGTTTCCTTGGTTACCCTCATTAGTCTAGTTTTGTTCAGCTGTGTTTAGTTATCTTCATCTGCGTCACCTGTGCCACTCGTTTTATCAATCATCAGTCTTtgtatttaagttcctcttGTTCACTCTGTCTTTGTCCGGTCCACACTATGTTATCAAGTGTTTGGTGTTCTGTTccacgtttattttttaataaagctTATTTTTGGAAGACTTGGATCTCCTCATATCTGCTGCACCACACACCCATAACACATATGTGGCTATtcgtaattaaatattttaaaggggtggttgattatgatttcattttttaaaaaactttagttagtgtgtaatgtagctgtttgagcatgaacaatatctgcaaagttacgacACTCAAAGTTCTAAGCgaagggagatattttctttttaaaaaatagttttttaaagACTACAACAAACGGCTTGTAGGAACTACACAAGCTTCCTCccgggttagtgacatcactaaccctgaaatttacataaaccctgcccccaggaacacacaacaaagggagtgagattatcatgacagaatatgctaatcaatgacttgaagATATTTAACTCCAGCCATTCAAGAACATCTCAGAAGCATTCGTCTTGAGTCTGTCCCTCATTGTCCAACTCTGGTTGGAACATAAAAGGCTGATCAGTCTGCATGAGGTTATCAGAGCTGCTAATgcaagctcttgaagctcctcCCCGCAGCtcttttgcatttaaagggatacacAAAAACGGCACGTTTTTACTCACtgtcaaaaagtgacaatttaaACAGGCTATAAAAAATTATtggtggggtattttgagctaaaacgtCACATACATACTCTAATGACATcggagacttattttacatcttgtaaaaaggggcaatcaaccacccctttaatcaaTTCACAGCTTTAAAAATTGTTTTGAAGAAAGCTTAAGCTGGTCACATTGCATTGTGGGGTACAATATTCCGCATAGCAGGTCTGTTGTCATTGCACAATTACCTATTACTTACTAATTGGCTACACTTAATTTTAAgatgtcattgttacagtgtaattatatatttaagtactgagtaatatcaATTAACAACATACACTTGCTGTAGGATTATGGTAGTTAtaatggtaagtacatgtaacatacactatcaggcataacattatgacaggtgaaatgaataacactgattatatcttaatcatggcacctgttagtgtctgggatatattaggcagcaagtgaacatttggtGTTGATGtgctagaagcaggaaaaatggacaagcataaggatttgatttgccaaattgtgatggctagacgactgggtcagagaatctccaaaactgcagctcttgtggagtgttcccggtctgcagtggtcagtattgatcaaaagtggtccaaggaaggaacagtggtgaaccagcgacAGGCTCATGGGCGGCTGAGGCTCAtggatgcacgtggggagtgaaggatggcccatgtggtccgaagaaacagatgagctactgtagcttaaattgctcaagaagttaatgctggttctgatagaaagacGTCAGAATACATTGCAGTTTGTGCATCACAGTtttggggctgcatagccgcagaccagtcagggtgcccatgctgaccctgTCCACAaccgaaagcgccaacagtgggcatgtgagcatcagaactggaccacagagcaatggaagaaggtggatttgtcctacctaagcattgttgcagaccatgtacacactttcatggaaatggtaatACCTGGTAACTGTGGCCTCTTTcggcaggataatgcgccctgccacaaagcaaaaatggttcggggatggtttgaggagcacaagaaCAAGTTTGagttgttgacttggcctcctaattccccagatctcagtccaatcgagcatctctaaaatgtgctgaacaaacaaatccaatccacggaggccccacctcgcaactttaAAGGATCtcctgctaacatcttggtgccagataccacagcacacctttaggggtctagtggagtccatgcctcgatggatCAGAGcggttttggcagcaaaagggggaccaatacAATATTAGGATTGGAATAGTGTTATGTCTGATCGGTGTATGTAAAAataacactgtaaaataaagtgttacgtACTATTTCTGCTGTGTATAGTGTTTGTACTAAACATGTATATAGTATTTGACTCTCTGGTAGcagtttattttacagtcatgTTCTGCATGGACATACTATGTACTTATTACAGTAATAACAGGGTAATAAATAGGTACCCTACCACTAAACCTAACCGATGTTAAGGACCTTTTATTACCCAGTATTTCTTAGGTAAGTACGTGTACATGTAAgtgcacatactgtaaaataaagtgcaacccaTTTTCATATCACCTGGTCTCCAATGTCTTCCGGTTGTCCTTTGACAGGTACTCTTGTTATACCCGGTAGATCGATCAATGTGAGGTCGCAAACATCAGGTGACGTGATCTCTAAACTGATGAGATCGTCACAGATTCCTACTCCATCTCCGGCAAGCATATTTTGTGCTGTAAAATACAAATACTACACACTTGACATTCATTCATCATGATAAACTGCTGTCATTATATACTAAGAAATATATTACTATCTTTATTTATGAATTATATGTAGCTTGATATACAGCCTCACCCCTTCTGACGTAACTTTCAACCTGTGCGGGATCATGAAACGTCTCTCGCACATCATTGTAAGAGATTATGGCGGTCCAGTCGCTCCCACTATTCAGCTTCCTGAGTTTAAGCTCCAGTGGACAGCGGGTGACAATACCTAAATGAGCCATATCAGAATATATagatgtaatgtaatgtaagcAGAAGAATGTGAATAATAATTGGCGTGCAACATACCACTCCCACGAGGCAAAGCGACTCCCGACAGCGCCTCTAGAACAGAGCTTTTCCCCGAGCTCTGGTCTCCCACCACTGCAATGGACGGCAGTGCAAGTTCCCTCTCGATGCCGATCCGCCTCATGTAGTCAATCATCTCAATGTAGGGGCGAACCTGTGCGTCCCACTGCTGCAGAAATATTCCACTGTTCTCGGGACTTCAGACACACATATGACAGTTACACTGAAATAAGAAGCATGGTTGCTTTGTCAGTTTAAGTGAACaataaaaatgaaagttttCCTTACCCATTTTCATCTGAAGAATCAAAATCCAGTATTTCTGGTGAGCTATCCATGACTGAATTCGTTTAAATCTCACAGATTGACCCTAAATTAAAGAGTGCTTTCTTTTAGCTGCAAATGTGTTTCAATTAGGACTCAAGATATAATCAATCAAGTAAAGTTTGGTCAGAATGAAGCCCTGGCAAATAAGTGTTAAATGCATACTATGAACCTTATATAGGTTGAATAATGCTTGTGGTTTTGGGGGGTTGTCCACAGACAACAATAGTCAACCATGAGCAGAATTTAGTTTTACAAAAAGGATATGGTCAGCACTTGAACTGACTTTGATTAAGGGGGGAAAATATAAGGGAAGAACAGAATGCAAATATACCGTGATTTGGGCCATTGTTTTATGGGAATTCGTTGGTTTGTATTAGTATTGTATTTGTGTTTCATGTGCTTCTTATTTTTCAACTATCACACTTGGTTTTCTTAAAGtctatttttaatagtttaacagACTTAGATTCcataatgatttatttaaaaaaaagacactGTGCTGTATATTTAAACTATGATATTATCAACAAGACCTGAATGAGGAAGCACAAACGCTGAATtgcaaaatctttaaaaaaaggtttgttGATTTTGCATTTGCTGTTTAATGCAAACCTGCCATGCAGTTACAGTAAATGATTtgcatagtaaaaaaaaatcagatgcTATCCCTCAGTTCATGGCTTGCAAGCGAAGTTATTACATAACTTACCATGTATTATGTTATAAAAATACTCTAGATCTGCAACCTCAACATACTCAACTGCCATTTTTTCTCTGCTTGACTGTCAAATATGTGACGTCCATCTAGCGGCAAACTTTTATGGGCAAGAAAGGTCCATTGTCAATAGTGTAGCAATGTACAGACCACATCTCACACAAaagtcactttcaaaccaagcagctttctgttggtcaaCACAGCAAATCCATGTGACCAACTTGAACCCGTTACACAATCTTCCACCCTCGCATGTAATTCCAGTTCACATGGATTCCTATTAATATGACTGGACTTTCCCAACGAAAATTCGCCAAACATCTGTAAATGTGATTGCAGCTTTAATCTAATTTTATAGCTGTCATATCTAAGCTCGAAATGAGTCATCTCAGCGATAGGAAAACATACTCTACTTACACATAAAAATGACTTTGGCTGAAGCCGAAATGGCCCCTTAAACCCTCAATCTCTATTCTTTAAGTTAGTCTATTAATACAgtccacttgaaggagtgaaggaaaacgagtgagtgaattcCGACAACCGTTTGGTTTACATCAGCTGTATACTCGTTATTGCTGTGGAACGTCCACTGTGGTtttggacaccactacaaatggctgtcccctcaaataatgtCCTATTTGAGTGTGTAGGGggtgatttcagattcagcctatCTCTCTTTCAAAGGATGCGTCCTCCAGAGGTCACAAGCTGCCTCATTTCAGAGAAGAAACCAAAGCAAGAATGATATTAGAAATTAGAGAATATCTATTAGAAGAGAGATTAGAATAGTAGAGGGAACATATTTTATGCTCCATGAGGAATAACTGTAACTTTTATAACAGTTACTTTTCAGAAATGAGACATCCTCAATGATGTATGCGACCTGCAAATGCGGGGATGCAGTCTttaaaatgagacacagctctTCCTCTCGTtacccggtttcacagacaaggcttaagatag includes the following:
- the mxh gene encoding interferon-induced GTP-binding protein Mx, coding for MDSSPEILDFDSSDENGPENSGIFLQQWDAQVRPYIEMIDYMRRIGIERELALPSIAVVGDQSSGKSSVLEALSGVALPRGSGIVTRCPLELKLRKLNSGSDWTAIISYNDVRETFHDPAQVESYVRRAQNMLAGDGVGICDDLISLEITSPDVCDLTLIDLPGITRVPVKGQPEDIGDQIRRLILKFIAKKETINLVVVPCNVDIATTEALRMAQGVDPDGSRTLAILTKPDLVDKGAEADILQVLQGKVVPLKKGFTIVRCRGQSDINENVSLAEATRQETEFFANHMHFSYLLKEQRATTSCLATRLTNELVGHIKSSLPSLRDQIHINLSAVRVELKSYSDGPPLEPELMGPYLSKKILEFGDQISELCRTGESDNGNLYSLLRPVFKQWECHLSNSKASFRDSVKEMTEKYEEAHRGRELVTFSDYCVYESMVKKHVGELKQPAMDTLKLIRGIVQKEFRVMCEFCFPNYPHLRHVILNYIDDIHSKQESKVEKRIHEYINMEKLVYTQDPIFTQKIVDFKFVEKRQEFESITLDTGENATSPNNCAVFDTRSLTPDKLIIYYEIVYQRLADYIPMVILLFILKEAALMLRAHAMDLRDGADVVKLLVEDSEAGRKRADLHQRMERLRMAQERISIYL